Proteins encoded together in one Psychrobacter sanguinis window:
- the thiL gene encoding thiamine-phosphate kinase, protein MTEFELISRYFKAQDAQVMGTGYASIIKDLGDDAAVIAVTSPSQWVTCVDTLVQGRHFSDDWQQVSDLAFAIGYKAVAVNISDIAAMGAKPHSILLALALPQRLATEAWLSEFAKGLFHACTQFGVRLIGGDTTRHDKLVISITANGLLPSTTQAIYRNGAKVGDKVYVSGTIGDACYALYHPDTEVGKQLAHRLHMPTPRLALGQALANGGLATAMMDVSDGLAQDLGHLCQQSKVAIRLDLEKLPTSAPLQQVDLGERLKCQLTGGDDYELIFTVPAHVDLSQYLLSSMTTQVTCIGEVIERDKVEKGSAGPNIKLIYQGNAVTEQNPFPFNDFPDLEGYQHFKG, encoded by the coding sequence ATGACTGAATTTGAGCTTATTTCCCGTTATTTTAAGGCTCAAGATGCTCAAGTAATGGGCACAGGGTATGCTTCAATTATCAAGGATTTGGGGGATGATGCAGCGGTGATTGCCGTCACATCACCGAGCCAATGGGTGACCTGTGTCGATACGTTGGTTCAAGGACGCCATTTTAGTGATGACTGGCAGCAGGTGTCTGACCTAGCTTTTGCCATTGGTTACAAGGCAGTGGCCGTTAATATATCCGATATTGCGGCCATGGGGGCTAAGCCACACAGTATTTTGTTGGCCTTAGCCTTGCCTCAGCGCTTAGCTACTGAGGCTTGGCTGAGCGAATTTGCCAAAGGACTGTTTCATGCCTGCACCCAGTTTGGGGTCAGGCTTATTGGCGGTGATACCACTCGGCATGATAAGTTAGTTATCAGTATTACCGCAAATGGGCTGTTGCCCTCTACCACTCAAGCTATCTATCGCAATGGGGCTAAAGTGGGGGACAAAGTCTACGTTTCTGGGACGATTGGCGATGCGTGCTATGCGCTGTATCATCCTGATACTGAAGTAGGTAAGCAATTGGCTCATCGTTTGCATATGCCCACCCCGCGTCTTGCTCTGGGTCAAGCATTGGCCAATGGTGGCCTAGCGACAGCGATGATGGATGTCTCTGATGGTTTGGCTCAAGACTTAGGACACCTCTGTCAGCAAAGTAAAGTGGCGATACGCTTAGATTTAGAAAAGTTACCGACAAGTGCCCCTTTACAGCAAGTTGATTTGGGTGAGCGTTTAAAATGTCAGCTCACTGGGGGAGACGACTACGAGTTAATATTTACAGTACCGGCGCATGTGGACTTATCACAGTACCTACTATCCTCAATGACGACGCAAGTCACCTGTATTGGTGAAGTCATTGAAAGAGATAAAGTGGAGAAAGGGAGCGCTGGGCCCAATATTAAACTCATATATCAAGGCAATGCTGTGACTGAGCAAAACCCTTTCCCATTTAATGACTTTCCTGATTTAGAGGGTTATCAGCATTTTAAGGGATAG